AAGAATTCTATCATAAGTCCAAACTAATGTCAATACAATATTTTAACAATCAAACTTTTTATATAAAATAAAAGCCTTTATTTTTTAATAAAGGCTTTTATTTTATATAAATTTTGTTATTATCATTTTTGCTGCTGTTATTGCTGTTATTATTAAGAAAAATGGCTTTATAAATCTAGCCCCTTTTAATATAGCTATTTTAGCTCCTATTTGCGCCCCTAAAAACATAACAATCCCTATTGCTATTGCGTAAGGATAATTTACTTTACCAAAGTATATAAACATTGCTAAACTAGCTAAATTTCCTGTTAAATTAAGAATTTTAGAATTTCCACTAGAATTTATAAATTCCATACCATATATTTTTATAAAAGCAAAAGTTAGGAAAGAGCCTGTTCCTGGACCAAAAAATCCATTATAAAATCCTATTATTGTAGCCATAAGTGCTCCTTGTATCATATTCTTTTTTGTTTTACCTTTGTAGTTATCTTCAACTCCTATTCCCTTGTTAAACCACATATAAAAAAACATAATTACAAGAAGTATTATTATTAAAGGTTCCAAAAAAGCATCATTAATTTTAGTTAAAATATATACTCCAAAAGCTGCCCCCATAATATTTAAACCTATTAAATACTTTAAAATTTCAAAATTTGTTTTACCAGAAGTAAAAAACTTTAAACTACTACCTATAGAAGAACAAACTGAAGAAAATTTATGCGTTCCCATAACTAAATGAATTGGCAAACCTGTTGATATCATCGCTGGTAAACTAATCAACCCACCCCCACCAGCAATAGCATCAACTGCTGCTGCAATAAAACACATAATTAAAACAAATATAAAATTTTCAAAAGACATCGCCGTAAACCACCCTAACATAACTCCCCCTTTAAAACTTTTTTAGTTAGATTCATTATAACATAAAAAAGAATT
This DNA window, taken from Fusobacterium sp. JB019, encodes the following:
- a CDS encoding TSUP family transporter, giving the protein MLGWFTAMSFENFIFVLIMCFIAAAVDAIAGGGGLISLPAMISTGLPIHLVMGTHKFSSVCSSIGSSLKFFTSGKTNFEILKYLIGLNIMGAAFGVYILTKINDAFLEPLIIILLVIMFFYMWFNKGIGVEDNYKGKTKKNMIQGALMATIIGFYNGFFGPGTGSFLTFAFIKIYGMEFINSSGNSKILNLTGNLASLAMFIYFGKVNYPYAIAIGIVMFLGAQIGAKIAILKGARFIKPFFLIITAITAAKMIITKFI